One part of the Alphaproteobacteria bacterium genome encodes these proteins:
- a CDS encoding rod shape-determining protein — MFSNLLGIMSSDMAIDLGTANTLVYVKGRGIVLNEPSVVAIVDHRGKKQVLAVGDEAKMMLGRTPGNIEAIRPLRDGVIADFETAEEMIKHFIRKVHNRRSFASPQVIICVPSGSTAVERRAIQESAESAGARRVFLIEEPMAAAIGAGLPVTEPTGSMVVDVGGGTTEVAVLSLGGIVYSRSVRVGGDKMDEGIISYIRRNHNLL; from the coding sequence TTCCGACATGGCAATCGACCTCGGTACGGCCAACACGCTGGTGTACGTCAAAGGCCGGGGCATCGTCCTCAACGAGCCCTCGGTGGTGGCCATCGTCGACCACCGGGGCAAGAAGCAGGTTCTGGCCGTCGGCGACGAAGCCAAGATGATGCTAGGCCGCACACCGGGCAACATCGAGGCCATCCGGCCCTTGCGCGACGGCGTCATCGCCGACTTCGAGACCGCCGAGGAGATGATCAAGCACTTCATCCGCAAGGTGCACAACCGGCGCTCGTTCGCCAGCCCGCAGGTCATCATCTGCGTGCCCTCGGGCTCGACGGCGGTGGAGCGGCGCGCCATCCAGGAATCGGCCGAAAGCGCCGGCGCCCGCCGCGTCTTCCTGATCGAGGAGCCGATGGCGGCGGCCATCGGCGCCGGCCTGCCGGTGACGGAACCGACGGGCTCGATGGTGGTCGACGTGGGCGGCGGCACCACAGAGGTGGCGGTGCTGTCGCTGGGTGGCATCGTCTATTCGCGCTCGGTGCGGGTGGGCGGCGACAAGATGGACGAGGGCATCATCAGCTACATCCGGCGCAACCACAATCTGCTG